From Stigmatopora nigra isolate UIUO_SnigA chromosome 5, RoL_Snig_1.1, whole genome shotgun sequence, a single genomic window includes:
- the lamp3 gene encoding lysosome-associated membrane glycoprotein 3, giving the protein MHGSIYTGVWYLLFLTFIIAVLGNDESIIAAANVGAHIYQPVLQPSEVTPQIGTYTMKNQEGVICIKATMGVQYIITIKKKSWFFNLDPLKILASGTCHWQSAVLSLTLADNSATLQFTFKKEKNQYYVNGLTASLSPQPVCFACPNKTYLSSVSHGKLFAASYGRSFRCKSANVLLASQEMSIKLVSLQMQAFNVPNGAFGEGEECLADYKKRMIHIILWAVVFGLLMIAMVTFLLVKEHRSHGYQRL; this is encoded by the exons ATGCACGGCAGCATATACACAGGCGTATGGTATTTGCTTTTCCTCACTTTTATCATTGCAG TACTTGGAAATGATGAATCGATCATTGCTGCCGCAAATGTTGGTGCTCACATCTACCAACCAGTCCTGCAGCCCTCAGAAGTCACCCCTCAGATAG GAACCTACACTATGAAAAACCAAGAGGGAGTAATATGCATCAAAGCTACCATGGGAGTACAGTATATTATCActataaaaaag AAAAGTTGGTTTTTCAACTTGGACCCTCTTAAGATTCTGGCAAGTGGAACCTGCCATTGGCAATCAGCTGTTTTATCTCTCACACTAGCTGACAATTCTGCTACTTTGCAGTTCACCTTCAAAAAG GAAAAGAATCAATATTATGTCAATGGGCTGACAGCTTCTTTGTCTCCTCAGCCTGTTTGCTTTGCATGTCCCA ATAAGACTTATTTGAGTTCAGTGTCACATGGAAAGCTGTTTGCAGCATCATATGGCCGAAGCTTTAGGTGCAAATCTGCAAATGTGTTGTTGGCATCGCAAGAAATGAGTATTAAATTGGTATCTCTCCAGATGCAGGCATTTAATGTCCCCAATGGAGCTTTTGGAGAAG GGGAAGAATGTTTGGCAGATTATAAAAAGAGGATGATCCATATTATCCTCTGGGCTGTCGTATTTGGCTTGTTGATGATTGCAATGGTGACGTTCTTATTGGTTAAAGAACATCGTTCACATGGTTACCAAAGACTCTGA
- the mccc1 gene encoding methylcrotonoyl-CoA carboxylase subunit alpha, mitochondrial: MASVILNFLNLHRLRMFTQKLLWTKQRVRHASGAVARIEKVLIANRGEIACRVMRTAKKMGVRSVAVYSDADRHSMHVAMADEAYHIGPSASQQSYLNMEKVLEVAKMSGSHAVHPGYGFLSENTEFAEACKQNGIIFIGPPSSAIRDMGIKSTSKHIMSAAGVPIVGGYHGEDQSNERLQAEAEKIGYPVMIKAVRGGGGKGMRIAQSDSDFLEQLESARREAIKSFNDDVMLIEKFVEDPRHVEVQVFGDMHGNAVYLFERDCSVQRRHQKIIEEAPGPGISAEVRRKLGEAAVRAAKAVNYVGAGTVEFIMDSQHNFYFMEMNTRLQVEHPVSEMITDTDLVEWQLRVAAGERLPLLQDDIMLRGHSFEARIYAEDPNNDFLPGAGPLLHLSTPPPDQHTRIETGVREGDEVSAHYDPMIAKLVVWGEDRCAALKKLRYCLRQYNIVGLSTNIDFLLSLSGHPQFEAGNVSTSFIPQHYADLFPTPKAPSAMSICQAALGLLLQERKHTQAFTSTSADPFSPFGLSSGWRLNTDFHRSMMLQLGDKKINLVITYNKDDGSYTMELGDDTFHVTGELEMDSGASFLRCSVNGVKSRPKLVILEDTVHLFSTEGSADVSVPVPKYLAAVSGSGTQGGAVAPMTGTIEKVLVKAGDVVNVGDPLMVMIAMKMEHTIRAPKSGMIKKVFFSEGAQANRHAALVELEEEGGADEESA, from the exons ATGGCGTCCGTTATTCTAAATTTTCTAAATCTGCACCGTTTAAGGATGTTTACGCA AAAACTATTATGGACCAAACAACGAGTGAGACATGCTTCTGGAG CGGTGGCGAGAATAGAGAAGGTCCTGATAGCCAATCGAGGTGAGATCGCTTGTCGAGTAATGCGCACTGCAAAGAAGATGGGTGTCCGCTCTGTAGCTGTATACAGTGATGCCGATAGACACTCCATGCATGTTGCTATG GCAGACGAAGCCTATCACATTGGACCATCTGCGTCACAGCAGAGTTACCTCAACATGGAGAAGGTTTTAGAAGTAGCAAAGATGTCTGGTTCACAT GCTGTCCACCCTGGATACGGCTTTCTCTCAGAAAATACAGAGTTTGCAGAAGCTTGTAAACAGAATGGTATCATCTTCATTGGGCCGCCATCCTCAGCCATCCGAGACATGGGCATTAAGAG CACATCCAAACACATTATGTCAGCTGCCGGGGTGCCCATAGTAGGAGGCTACCATGGAGAGGACCAGTCCAATGAGCGACTACAAGCAGAGGCTGAAAAAATTGGATACCCTGTGATGATCAAAGCAGTCCGTGGTGGGGGTGGTAAG GGTATGAGAATTGCACAGTCGGACTCCGACTTCTTGGAGCAGTTGGAATCTgcaagacgagaagccatcaaATCATTCAATGATGATGTTATGCTGATTGAGAAGTTTGTGGAGGACCCCAG ACACGTGGAGGTTCAGGTGTTTGGAGATATGCACGGTAATGCTGTCTACTTGTTTGAGAGGGACTGCAGCGTACAGCGGAGACATCAAAAGATTATCGAGGAAGCACCTGGA CCTGGCATTAGTGCTGAGGTCCGGAGGAAACTCGGAGAGGCGGCTGTGAGAGCAGCAAAGGCTGTGAACTATGTCGGCGCAG GTACGGTTGAGTTTATCATGGATTCCCAACATAACTTCTACTTCATGGAGATGAACACTAGGCTTCAGGTGGAGCATCCCGTTTCTGAGATGATCACTGACACAGACCTGGTGGAATGGCAGCTCAGG GTGGCAGCAGGGGAGCGCCTACCTCTCCTTCAAGATGACATCATGCTAAGAGGTCATTCCTTTGAGGCCCGAATTTATGCAGAAGATCCAAACAATGACTTTCTCCCTGGGGCGGGGCCTCTGCTACATCTCTCCACTCCTCCGCCAGACCAGCACACCCGGATAGAGACTGGCGTCAGAGAag GAGATGAAGTGTCTGCTCATTATGATCCAATGATTGCAAAGCTTGTGGTTTGGGGAGAAGACCGTTGTGCTGCCTTAAAGAAGCTCCGCTATTGCTTAAGGCAATACAAT ATTGTGGGTCTGAGTACCAACATCGACTTCTTGTTGAGTCTATCGGGCCACCCGCAGTTCGAGGCGGGTAACGTGAGCACCAGCTTCATCCCTCAACACTACGCAGATCTTTTTCCTACACCGAAAGCTCCCTCTGCGATGAGCATCTGTCAGGCAGCCCTGGGCTTGCTGCTTCAAGAGAGAAAACACACCCAGGCCTTCACAAGTACCTCGGCAG ATCCTTTCTCGCCATTTGGCCTGAGTAGTGGCTGGAGGCTTAACACTGACTTTCATAGGAGCATGATGTTGCAGCTGGGAGACAAAA agaTCAATTTGGTTATCACATACAACAAAGACGACGGCAGTTACACGATGGAG CTGGGTGACGATACGTTTCACGTGACTGGCGAGCTGGAGATGGACAGCGGAGCTTCGTTCCTGCGTTGTTCCGTCAACGGCGTCAAATCTCGACCCAAACTGGTCATCCTGGAAGACACTGTTCACCTGTTTTCTACG GAAGGGAGTGCTGACGTGTCTGTTCCAGTTCCAAAGTATCTGGCTGCTGTGAGCGGATCCGGCACACAAGGTGGCGCTGTGGCCCCCATGACGGGCACTATCGAGAAG GTCCTGGTGAAGGCAGGTGATGTTGTGAACGTGGGCGACCCGCTGATGGTCATGATTGCAATGAAGATGGAG